Proteins co-encoded in one Phycodurus eques isolate BA_2022a chromosome 14, UOR_Pequ_1.1, whole genome shotgun sequence genomic window:
- the LOC133413067 gene encoding ankyrin repeat domain-containing protein 66: MSELHQAAAAGDFDQVQEILRRKKCDPNQRDVDWGYKTPLHWAASKGDTEMVRILIEHGAQPCLRTEMGRTAAHYAAEAGSLAVLRLLHSFHAPLDKEDDGSDKPARLAQIYGHHECVAFLKKAEVEGQAYRKMVAEKGLSVDDFDEEWEEQGKDQHERKIGSVS, translated from the exons ATGTCAGAGTTGCATCAGGCGGCTGCGGCAGGGGATTTCGATCAGGTCCAGGAGATTCTCAGGCGCAAGAAATGTGACCCCAATCAGCGAGACGTGGACTGGGGTTACAAGACTCCTCTGCACTGGGCTGCATCCAAAG GAGATACAGAAATGGTGAGGATTCTCATCGAGCACGGAGCCCAGCCCTGTTTGAGGACGGAGATGGGCCGGACCGCGGCCCACTATGCCGCCGAGGCCGGTTCCTTGGCGGTCCTGAGGCTGCTGCACTCCTTCCACGCCCCCCTGGACAAGGAGGATGATGGCAGCGACAAACCGGCGCGACTCGCCCAAATCTACGGACATCATGAGTGTGTGGCATTCCTCAAGAA GGCAGAGGTGGAAGGGCAGGCGTACCGCAAAATGGTGGCGGAGAAAGGACTCTCTGTGGATGACTTTGACGAAGAGTGGGAAGAACAAGGCAAAGACCAGCATGAACGAAAAATAGGATCTGTGAGTTAA
- the cenpo gene encoding centromere protein O, translated as MEAAKGVLSHLSALEVRAKSRHITSRSRAEELRRSLKALTAQRDRLKAEIHTLKDIEKRKTQLYIRCADEEVEAEDGETEQLLHLMARQTQLKELLDAHRITGGYNVTKTRRGKGVCLTLATAYEGVYLDTYNLELDMRPTLKISRHNVPPFIPLSDLGERAGLQDDLRGFLSALGTHLNAFVGRREQLRLVKELHPSVIVMESNAPCSILVLMLSVPRENKTLLCTLNYTDHTRYLPTGVRFDCEDENLPESPEWKNNRKLLMEMPVHRVLGTLKNMDHIG; from the exons ATGGAGGCAGCGAAAG GCGTTTTAAGTCACCTGAGTGCGCTGGAGGTTCGTGCGAAGAGCCGCCACATTACAAGTCGTAGTCGCGCGGAGGAGCTGCGGAGGAGCCTGAAGGCGCTGACCGCCCAGAGGGACCGACTCAAGGCAGAGATCCACACGCTCAAG GATATTGAAAAACGCAAGACGCAACTGTACATTCGGTGTGCAGATGAAGAAGTGGAGGCTGAAGACGGCGAGACCGAACAACTTCTGCATCTGATGGCCAGACAAACGCAGCTGAAAGAGCTTCTGGATGCTCATCGCATCACTG GTGGCTACAATGTCACCAAAACGCGCAGGGGGAAAGGCGTGTGCCTGACTCTGGCGACGGCCTACGAGGGCGTCTACCTGGACACGTACAACCTGGAGTTGGACATGAGGCCGACGCTGAAGATCAGTCGCCACAATGTGCCGCCGTTCATCCCGCTGAGTGACCTCGGCGAGCGGGCCGGCCTGCAGGACGACCTCAGGGGCTTCCTGTCCGCGCTCGGCACACATCTCAACGCCTTTGTGGGCCGCAGGGAGCAGCTGAGACTTGTTAAG GAGCTCCATCCGTCGGTGATAGTGATGGAGAGCAACGCGCCGTGTTCCATCCTGGTGCTCATGCTGAGTGTGCCCAGAGAGAACAAGACACTGCTCTGCACCCTGAACTACACAGACCACACCAGATATCTGCCCACGGGGGTCCGCTTTGACTGTGAAG ACGAGAACCTTCCAGAGtctccagagtggaaaaacaACCGTAAGCTTCTCATGGAGATGCCGGTTCACAGAGTTTTGGGCACCCTGAAGAACATGGACCACATTGGTTAG
- the dnajc5gb gene encoding dnaJ (Hsp40) homolog, subfamily C, member 5 gamma b isoform X2: protein MNDPNRPQRKMSTAGDSLYKVLGLQKGASPEEIKKAYRKLALRHHPDKNPDNPEAAEKFKEINNANSILSDENKRKIYDEYGSMGLYVAEQFGDESVKYYFLMSKCWFKTLLVCCGIFTCCCCFCCCCFCCGKCKSSEEDERDFYLDPEDLEAEIREQEEGEDTPIVIQPHASNGSTSSSAAATAAVRLTVEE, encoded by the exons ATGAACGACCCCAACAGACCTCAGCGCAAAATGTCCACGGCGGGGGACAGCCTGTACAAAGTCCTGGGTTTACAGAAGGGAGCATCGCCCGAGGAGATAAAGAAGGCCTACAG GAAGCTGGCGCTGCGACACCACCCGGACAAGAACCCTGACAACCCTGAAGCGGCGGAGAAGTTCAAGGAGATCAACAACGCCAACTCCATCCTGAGTGACGAGAACAAGCGTAAAATCTACGACGAGTACGGCTCCATGGGCCTCTACGTGGCCGAGCAGTTTGGCGACGAGAGCGTCAAGTACTACTTCCTCATGTCCAAATGCTGGTTCAAG ACCCTGCTGGTGTGTTGCGGCATCTTCACCTGCTGTtgctgcttctgctgctgctgcttctgctgtgGCAAGTGCAAGTCCTCCGAGGAGGACGAGAGAGACTTTTACTTGGATCCAGAGGACCTGGAGGCGGAGATCAGAGAGCAGGAGGAAG GTGAGGACACGCCCATCGTGATTCAGCCCCACGCCAGCAACGGCTCTACCTCCTCATCTGCAGCCGCCACAGCTGCCGTGCGCCTGACAGTCGAGGAGTAA
- the dnajc5gb gene encoding dnaJ (Hsp40) homolog, subfamily C, member 5 gamma b isoform X1, whose protein sequence is MNDPNRPQRKMSTAGDSLYKVLGLQKGASPEEIKKAYRKLALRHHPDKNPDNPEAAEKFKEINNANSILSDENKRKIYDEYGSMGLYVAEQFGDESVKYYFLMSKCWFKTLLVCCGIFTCCCCFCCCCFCCGKCKSSEEDERDFYLDPEDLEAEIREQEEARDAVIVIQPSSSATADASGKADATSGEDTPIVIQPHASNGSTSSSAAATAAVRLTVEE, encoded by the exons ATGAACGACCCCAACAGACCTCAGCGCAAAATGTCCACGGCGGGGGACAGCCTGTACAAAGTCCTGGGTTTACAGAAGGGAGCATCGCCCGAGGAGATAAAGAAGGCCTACAG GAAGCTGGCGCTGCGACACCACCCGGACAAGAACCCTGACAACCCTGAAGCGGCGGAGAAGTTCAAGGAGATCAACAACGCCAACTCCATCCTGAGTGACGAGAACAAGCGTAAAATCTACGACGAGTACGGCTCCATGGGCCTCTACGTGGCCGAGCAGTTTGGCGACGAGAGCGTCAAGTACTACTTCCTCATGTCCAAATGCTGGTTCAAG ACCCTGCTGGTGTGTTGCGGCATCTTCACCTGCTGTtgctgcttctgctgctgctgcttctgctgtgGCAAGTGCAAGTCCTCCGAGGAGGACGAGAGAGACTTTTACTTGGATCCAGAGGACCTGGAGGCGGAGATCAGAGAGCAGGAGGAAG CACGAGACGCTGTAATTGTTATTCAGCCGAGCTCGTCCGCCACCGCCGACGCTTCCGGCAAAGCTGACGCCACGTCAG GTGAGGACACGCCCATCGTGATTCAGCCCCACGCCAGCAACGGCTCTACCTCCTCATCTGCAGCCGCCACAGCTGCCGTGCGCCTGACAGTCGAGGAGTAA
- the LOC133412459 gene encoding proton-coupled zinc antiporter SLC30A2-like isoform X1, whose amino-acid sequence MAAESEKQLLLESLSCSESDGGEDVDWYCGDGGELVDARESGERRLARKRLLVALVISFVFMVAEVVGGYAAHSLAIMTDAAHLLSDVGSISLSVFSLWISGRTPTLTLTFGWHRAEILGTLLSLSSIWAVTAVLVWSAALRIAAGDYDVDADVMLLTSVCGVAVNILILLILHQSGVSHTHNHALPSNRPQKPEERRGPGHRHGNASVKAACIHAVGDLIQSVGVLLAAAIIHFWPECKAADPICTLLFSLVVMWTTFPTARDVIRVLMDGAPPGISVASVRDALLSVRGASSLHRLHVWSLDMTHSLLCVHITAEDGADPHVILKRATKLLRSHFGFTAVTIQVEPSGTSRDNA is encoded by the exons ATGGCTGCCGAGTCGGAGAAGCAACTCTTGCTGGAGTCTCTTTCCTG TTCAGAGTCTGACGGCGGGGAAGACGTGGACTGGTACTGCGGTGATGGCGGCGAGCTGGTGGACGCGAGGGAGAGCGGCGAGAGGCGTCTGGCCAGGAAAAGACTCCTGGTCGCCTTGGTCATCAGCTTCGTCTTCATGGTGGCGGAGGTAGTCG gggGCTACGCCGCGCACAGTCTGGCTATCATGACGGACGCGGCACATCTGCTGAGCGACGTGGGCAGCATCTCGCTGAGCGTCTTCTCTCTTTGGATCTCAGGACGCACGCCCACTCTCACCCTGACCTTTGGATGGCATCGAGCAG AGATTCTGGGCACGCTTCTGTCTCTGTCGTCCATCTGGGCGGTGACGGCCGTGTTGGTGTGGTCGGCCGCTCTGAGGATCGCCGCCGGCGACTACGACGTCGACGCCGACGTCATGCTGCTGACTTCGGTCTGCGGCGTGGCCGTCAACATCCT GATCCTGCTCATCCTCCATCAGTCCGGCGTCTCTCACACCCACAACCACGCCCTTCCCTCCAACCGGCCGCAGAAGCCAGAGGAGCGGCGGGGGCCCGGCCATCGCCACGGTAACGCCAGCGTGAAGGCCGCTTGCATCCACGCGGTGGGAGACCTGATCCAGAGCGTGGGCGTACTGCTGGCGGCCGCCATCATCCACTTCTGG CCTGAGTGTAAGGCGGCCGACCCGATCTGcacgctgctcttctctctcgtaGTCATGTGGACCACCTTTCCCACCGCCAGGGACGTCATCAGAGTTCTGATGGACG GCGCGCCTCCTGGCATCAGCGTCGCCTCCGTGCGGGACGCCCTGCTGTCCGTGCGAGGTGCGTCGTCGCTCCACCGCCTTCACGTGTGGAGCCTGGACATGACACACTCGCTGCTTTGTGTGCACATCACTGCAG AAGACGGTGCGGATCCACACGTCATCCTCAAGAGGGCCACAAAGCTCCTGCGCTCCCATTTTGGCTTCACTGCTGTCACGATCCAAGTGGAACCTTCCGGAACCTCGCGAGACAACGCATGA
- the LOC133412459 gene encoding proton-coupled zinc antiporter SLC30A2-like isoform X2, producing MAAESEKQLLLESLSCSESDGGEDVDWYCGDGGELVDARESGERRLARKRLLVALVISFVFMVAEVVGGYAAHSLAIMTDAAHLLSDVGSISLSVFSLWISGRTPTLTLTFGWHRAEILGTLLSLSSIWAVTAVLVWSAALRIAAGDYDVDADVMLLTSVCGVAVNILILLILHQSGVSHTHNHALPSNRPQKPEERRGPGHRHGNASVKAACIHAVGDLIQSVGVLLAAAIIHFWPECKAADPICTLLFSLVVMWTTFPTARDVIRVLMDGKCNPPRNDIVATF from the exons ATGGCTGCCGAGTCGGAGAAGCAACTCTTGCTGGAGTCTCTTTCCTG TTCAGAGTCTGACGGCGGGGAAGACGTGGACTGGTACTGCGGTGATGGCGGCGAGCTGGTGGACGCGAGGGAGAGCGGCGAGAGGCGTCTGGCCAGGAAAAGACTCCTGGTCGCCTTGGTCATCAGCTTCGTCTTCATGGTGGCGGAGGTAGTCG gggGCTACGCCGCGCACAGTCTGGCTATCATGACGGACGCGGCACATCTGCTGAGCGACGTGGGCAGCATCTCGCTGAGCGTCTTCTCTCTTTGGATCTCAGGACGCACGCCCACTCTCACCCTGACCTTTGGATGGCATCGAGCAG AGATTCTGGGCACGCTTCTGTCTCTGTCGTCCATCTGGGCGGTGACGGCCGTGTTGGTGTGGTCGGCCGCTCTGAGGATCGCCGCCGGCGACTACGACGTCGACGCCGACGTCATGCTGCTGACTTCGGTCTGCGGCGTGGCCGTCAACATCCT GATCCTGCTCATCCTCCATCAGTCCGGCGTCTCTCACACCCACAACCACGCCCTTCCCTCCAACCGGCCGCAGAAGCCAGAGGAGCGGCGGGGGCCCGGCCATCGCCACGGTAACGCCAGCGTGAAGGCCGCTTGCATCCACGCGGTGGGAGACCTGATCCAGAGCGTGGGCGTACTGCTGGCGGCCGCCATCATCCACTTCTGG CCTGAGTGTAAGGCGGCCGACCCGATCTGcacgctgctcttctctctcgtaGTCATGTGGACCACCTTTCCCACCGCCAGGGACGTCATCAGAGTTCTGATGGACGGTAAATGCAACCCTCCAAGGAATGACATCGTCGCTACTTTTTAG
- the LOC133412459 gene encoding proton-coupled zinc antiporter SLC30A2-like isoform X3, which yields MVAEVVGGYAAHSLAIMTDAAHLLSDVGSISLSVFSLWISGRTPTLTLTFGWHRAEILGTLLSLSSIWAVTAVLVWSAALRIAAGDYDVDADVMLLTSVCGVAVNILILLILHQSGVSHTHNHALPSNRPQKPEERRGPGHRHGNASVKAACIHAVGDLIQSVGVLLAAAIIHFWPECKAADPICTLLFSLVVMWTTFPTARDVIRVLMDGAPPGISVASVRDALLSVRGASSLHRLHVWSLDMTHSLLCVHITAEDGADPHVILKRATKLLRSHFGFTAVTIQVEPSGTSRDNA from the exons ATGGTGGCGGAGGTAGTCG gggGCTACGCCGCGCACAGTCTGGCTATCATGACGGACGCGGCACATCTGCTGAGCGACGTGGGCAGCATCTCGCTGAGCGTCTTCTCTCTTTGGATCTCAGGACGCACGCCCACTCTCACCCTGACCTTTGGATGGCATCGAGCAG AGATTCTGGGCACGCTTCTGTCTCTGTCGTCCATCTGGGCGGTGACGGCCGTGTTGGTGTGGTCGGCCGCTCTGAGGATCGCCGCCGGCGACTACGACGTCGACGCCGACGTCATGCTGCTGACTTCGGTCTGCGGCGTGGCCGTCAACATCCT GATCCTGCTCATCCTCCATCAGTCCGGCGTCTCTCACACCCACAACCACGCCCTTCCCTCCAACCGGCCGCAGAAGCCAGAGGAGCGGCGGGGGCCCGGCCATCGCCACGGTAACGCCAGCGTGAAGGCCGCTTGCATCCACGCGGTGGGAGACCTGATCCAGAGCGTGGGCGTACTGCTGGCGGCCGCCATCATCCACTTCTGG CCTGAGTGTAAGGCGGCCGACCCGATCTGcacgctgctcttctctctcgtaGTCATGTGGACCACCTTTCCCACCGCCAGGGACGTCATCAGAGTTCTGATGGACG GCGCGCCTCCTGGCATCAGCGTCGCCTCCGTGCGGGACGCCCTGCTGTCCGTGCGAGGTGCGTCGTCGCTCCACCGCCTTCACGTGTGGAGCCTGGACATGACACACTCGCTGCTTTGTGTGCACATCACTGCAG AAGACGGTGCGGATCCACACGTCATCCTCAAGAGGGCCACAAAGCTCCTGCGCTCCCATTTTGGCTTCACTGCTGTCACGATCCAAGTGGAACCTTCCGGAACCTCGCGAGACAACGCATGA
- the coq8ab gene encoding atypical kinase COQ8A, mitochondrial produces MTGDAVARTGLAWIKRLVGRVTAGSSAGGGSFHPGSARETLSKQREFRGYSSLAGRPNNGGEARRTGTERAGWRSVRASCGTPTRDKSSAGGLTAEDVEKARSAKKTHLKPYKQVLSENARERKVPVTRIGRLMSFGGLAVGLGIGALAEVAKKTFNPQHKQGIKKSVLDSNAFLSEANAERIVRTLCKVRGAALKLGQMLSIQDDAFINPQLAKIFERVRQSADFMPTKQMMKVISDDLGPDWRKRLEYFEEKPFAAASIGQVHLAGLRDGRDVAMKIQYPGVSKSIDSDVNNIMTALSLSNALPEGLFPEHLIQVMSRELALECDYVKEAKCCAKFQELLKDHPFFYVPDVIDELSGRHVLTTTLVPGFPLDRATELPQELRNEICEQILILCLRELFEFRFMQSDPNWSNFFYDPEKHKVALLDFGATREFDKSFTDIYIEVINAAAHQNREEVLQRSRDMKFLTGFESKAMENAHVDAVMILGEAFSSTRPFDFGTQSTTERIHRLIPVMLRERLTPPPEETYSLHRKMGGSFLVCSKLKARVACRDMFLDTYARYWRDGRPA; encoded by the exons ATGACAGGCGACGCGGTGGCGCGCACGGGTCTTGCCTGGATCAAGCGGCTGGTGGGCCGGGTCACGGCGGGAAGCTCGGCCGGCGGAGGGAGCTTCCATCCCGGATCGGCGAGG gagaCATTGAGCAAACAGCGGGAATTCCGCGGTTATTCCTCCCTCGCCGGCAGGCCCAATAATGGAGGCGAGGCCCGTCGAACCGGCACCGAGCGGGCCGGGTGGCGCTCGGTGCGCGCCAGCTGCGGGACGCCGACCCGGGACAAGTCGTCTGCGGGGGGGCTGACGGCGGAGGATGTGGAAAAAGCCAGGAGCGCCAAGAAAACTCACCTCAAGCCCTACAAGCAAGTG CTCAGTGAGAACGCACGAGAGAGGAAAGTGCCGGTCACTCGGATTGGACGCCTGATGAGTTTCGGAG GACTGGCCGTGGGACTCGGCATCGGTGCCCTTGCCGAAGTGGCCAAGAAGACGTTCAACCCTCAACACAAACAAG gCATTAAAAAATCTGTCCTGGACTCCAATGCCTTCCTGTCTGAAGCCAACGCCGAGAGAATCGTGCGGACGCTGTGCAAAGTTCGGGGGGCTGCGCTCAAACTAGGACAGATGCTCAGTATTCAAG ACGACGCCTTCATCAACCCTCAGCTGGCCAAAATCTTCGAGCGGGTTCGACAGAGCGCCGACTTCATGCCCACCAAACAGATGATG AAGGTGATCAGCGACGACCTGGGCCCGGACTGGCGCAAGCGGCTGGAATACTTTGAGGAGAAGCCGTTTGCCGCCGCGTCCATCGGTCAAGTGCACCTGGCCGGGCTGAGAGACGGCAGAGACGTCGCCATGAAAATTCAG tatcCTGGTGTGTCCAAGAGTATCGACAGCGATGTGAACAACATCATGACGGCTCTGAGTTTAAGCAACGCGCTGCCTGAAG GTCTGTTCCCCGAACATCTGATCCAGGTTATGAGCAGAGAGCTGGCCCTGGAATGCGATTACGTCAAAGAGGCCAAATGTTGCGCAAAGTTCCA AGAGCTACTTAAGGACCACCCGTTCTTCTACGTGCCCGACGTCATCGACGAGCTGAGCGGCCGTCACGTGCTCACCACCACGCTGGTGCCCGGCTTCCCCCTGGACCGGGCCACCGAACTCCCCCAGGAACTCAGGAACGag ATTTGTGAGCAAATCCTGATTTTGTGCCTGAGGGAGCTTTTCGAGTTCCGCTTCATGCAGTCTGATCCCAACTGGTCCAACTTCTTCTACGACCCAGAAAAACACAAG GTGGCGTTGTTGGATTTCGGCGCAACCAGAGAATTTGACAAAAGTTTCACAGACATCTACATTGAG GTTATCAATGCTGCCGCACATCAAAACAGAGAAGAGGTCCTGCAGCGATCCAGAGACATGAAGTTCCTCACCGGATTTGAATCAAAG GCGATGGAGAACGCCCACGTGGACGCCGTGATGATCCTGGGCGAGGCCTTCTCGTCTACGCGGCCGTTCGACTTCGGCACTCAGAGCACCACGGAGCGCATCCACCGCCTCATCCCGGTGATGCTTCGCGAACGCCTCACGCCGCCGCCCGAGGAGACGTACTCGCTGCACCGCAAGATGGGCGGCTCCTTTCTGGTCTGCTCCAAGCTCAAGGCCCGGGTGGCGTGCAGGGACATGTTTCTAGACACCTACGCGCGCTACTGGCGGGACGGACGGCCCGCCTGA
- the LOC133412460 gene encoding tatD DNase domain containing 3-like isoform X2 gives MRGFIDCHCHISAGEFDKDIDIVIEDSKRVGLLALLAVAEHAGEFDKIIALSQRFPGFVFPCLGVHPVQEVSSQQHRSASLQDLDAALPLIDKYKDQLVAIGEVGLDFTPRYVSCESDKEGQRQVLIRQARLAKELDLPLNVHSRSAGRPTIQLLKEQGVENVLLHAFDGRASVAVEGVKAGYFFSIPPSVVRSEQQKLVKLLPLENMCLETDSPALGPEKQVRNEPKNVVVSAEYISAVKGVPVEEVMRVTTRNALRLFPKLKSAVKL, from the exons ATGCGTGGCTTCATCGACTGCCACTGTCATATCTCCGCCGGAGAGTTTGACAAG GATATAGACATAGTTATTGAGGACTCCAAACGG gtcgGGCTGTTAGCGTTGTTAGCCGTGGCTGAGCATGCGGGGGAATTTGACAAGATCATTGCGTTGTCACAGag ATTTCCAGGGTTTGTGTTCCCCTGCCTGGGAGTCCATCCTGTCCAGGAAGTGTCCTCGCAGCAACACAGGAGTGCCTCCCTCCAG GATCTGGATGCTGCTCTTCCCCTCATTGACAAATACAAAGACCAGCTTGTGGCCATTGGAGAG GTCGGTTTGGATTTTACACCCAGGTACGTGAGCTGCGAGTCGGACAAAGAGGGCCAGAGGCAAGTTCTGATCCGGCAGGCGCGTCTAGCCAAAGAGCTGGACCTCCCTCT AAATGTTCACTCGCGTTCGGCGGGTAGACCCACCATCCAGCTCCTGAAAGAGCAAG GTGTGGAAAACGTTCTCCTACACGCCTTTGACGGGAGGGCGTCCGTGGCCGTGGAGGGCGTGAAGGCGGGATACTTCTTCTCCATCCCGCCGTCCGTCGTACGCAGCGAACAG CAGAAACTGGTGAAACTGTTGCCCCTGGAGAACATGTGTTTGGAAACCGACTCGCCCGcgctcggcccagagaagcag GTGAGGAACGAGCCCAAGAACGTCGTGGTTTCGGCAGAGTACATCAGCGCGGTGAAGGGCGTGCCGGTGGAGGAGGTGATGCGGGTGACCACGCGCAACGCACTCCGACTGTTCCCCAAGTTAAAGTCGGCCGTCAAATTGTGA
- the LOC133412460 gene encoding tatD DNase domain containing 3-like isoform X1 has product MRGFIDCHCHISAGEFDKDIDIVIEDSKRVGLLALLAVAEHAGEFDKIIALSQRFPGFVFPCLGVHPVQEVSSQQHRSASLQDLDAALPLIDKYKDQLVAIGEVGLDFTPRYVSCESDKEGQRQVLIRQARLAKELDLPLNVHSRSAGRPTIQLLKEQGVENVLLHAFDGRASVAVEGVKAGYFFSIPPSVVRSEQKQKLVKLLPLENMCLETDSPALGPEKQVRNEPKNVVVSAEYISAVKGVPVEEVMRVTTRNALRLFPKLKSAVKL; this is encoded by the exons ATGCGTGGCTTCATCGACTGCCACTGTCATATCTCCGCCGGAGAGTTTGACAAG GATATAGACATAGTTATTGAGGACTCCAAACGG gtcgGGCTGTTAGCGTTGTTAGCCGTGGCTGAGCATGCGGGGGAATTTGACAAGATCATTGCGTTGTCACAGag ATTTCCAGGGTTTGTGTTCCCCTGCCTGGGAGTCCATCCTGTCCAGGAAGTGTCCTCGCAGCAACACAGGAGTGCCTCCCTCCAG GATCTGGATGCTGCTCTTCCCCTCATTGACAAATACAAAGACCAGCTTGTGGCCATTGGAGAG GTCGGTTTGGATTTTACACCCAGGTACGTGAGCTGCGAGTCGGACAAAGAGGGCCAGAGGCAAGTTCTGATCCGGCAGGCGCGTCTAGCCAAAGAGCTGGACCTCCCTCT AAATGTTCACTCGCGTTCGGCGGGTAGACCCACCATCCAGCTCCTGAAAGAGCAAG GTGTGGAAAACGTTCTCCTACACGCCTTTGACGGGAGGGCGTCCGTGGCCGTGGAGGGCGTGAAGGCGGGATACTTCTTCTCCATCCCGCCGTCCGTCGTACGCAGCGAACAG AAGCAGAAACTGGTGAAACTGTTGCCCCTGGAGAACATGTGTTTGGAAACCGACTCGCCCGcgctcggcccagagaagcag GTGAGGAACGAGCCCAAGAACGTCGTGGTTTCGGCAGAGTACATCAGCGCGGTGAAGGGCGTGCCGGTGGAGGAGGTGATGCGGGTGACCACGCGCAACGCACTCCGACTGTTCCCCAAGTTAAAGTCGGCCGTCAAATTGTGA
- the fuca2 gene encoding plasma alpha-L-fucosidase encodes MRPSSDLDRKWRYLTATFFLVCLLSIGVTEAKYEPNWESIDTRPLPEWYDQAKFGIFIHWGVFSVPSFGSEWFWWYWKGQKVQPYVAFMQRNYPPDFKYQDFAPRFTAEFFDAEEWTEIFAASGAKYIVLTTKHHEGFTLWGSETSWNWNAVDVGPKRDLVAEVASALRAHSDLRLGLYHSLFEWFHPLFLQDAANRFATNRFAVAKSLPELYELVLTYKPDVLWSDGDGDAPDKYWNSTGFLAWLYNDSPVRDTVVTNDRWGSGSICKHGGYYTCADRYQPGHLLPHKWENCMTIDTKSWGYRRNAPLADYLTIEELVATLAETVSCGGNLLMNVGPTADGRIAPIFEERLRQVGRWLRVNGEAVYNSSAWRAQKDAVAPGVWYTSRPRQNAVFAVFLAWPDDGSLLLSEPELTLGHSKVALLGHGPVQWEPATPHGVRVFLPQLSSSQMPCQWAWTLRLTGAK; translated from the exons ATGAGGCCATCGAGTGATTTGGACAGAAAATGGCGGTATTTAACCGCTACGTTTTTCCTCGTTTGCCTGCTGTCTATCGGCGTCACCGAAGCGAAATACGAACCCAACTGGGAGTCCATCGACACCAGGCCACTGCCGGAGTGGTATGACCAGGCCAAGTTCGGCATCTTCATCCACTGGGGGGTCTTCTCCGTCCCCAGCTTCGGCAGCGAGTGGTTCTG GTGGTACTGGAAGGGGCAAAAAGTGCAGCCGTACGTGGCCTTCATGCAGAGGAATTACCCGCCGGACTTTAAGTATCAAGACTTTGCGCCCCGCTTCACCGCAGAGTTCTTTGACGCCGAAGAATGGACGGAGATCTTTGCCGCATCGGGAGCCAAGTACATCGTGCTGACCACCAAACACCACGAAG GCTTCACGCTGTGGGGCTCCGAGACCTCTTGGAACTGGAACGCGGTGGACGTGGGCCCCAAGCGCGACCTGGTGGCGGAGGTGGCGAGCGCCCTGCGCGCCCACAGCGACCTGCGCCTGGGTTTGTACCACTCGCTCTTCGAGTGGTTTCATCCGCTGTTCCTGCAGGACGCCGCCAACCGCTTCGCCACCAACCGCTTCGCCGTCGCCAAGAGTTTGCCCGAACTTTACGAGCTGGTGCTGACGTACAAGCCCGACGTGCTGTGGTCGGACGGGGACGGGGACGCGCCGGACAAGTACTGGAACAGCACCGGATTCCTAGCCTGGCTCTACAATGACAG TCCCGTGCGGGACACTGTGGtgaccaacgatcggtggggctCGGGCTCCATCTGCAAACACGGCGGCTACTACACCTGCGCCGACCGTTACCAGCCGGGTCACCTGCTGCCGCACAAGTGGGAAAACTGCATGACCATCGACACCAAGTCATGGGGCTACAGGCGCAACGCCCCGCTCGCCGACTACCTCACCATCGAGGAGCTCGTGGCG ACGTTGGCGGAGACCGTGTCGTGCGGCGGCAACCTGCTGATGAACGTGGGCCCCACGGCGGACGGGAGGATCGCGCCCATCTTCGAGGAGCGCCTGCGCCAGGTTGGGCGCTGGCTCCGGGTGAACGGCGAGGCGGTGTACAACAGCAGCGCCTGGCGGGCGCAGAAGGACGCCGTCGCGCCCGGCGTCTGGTACACGTCCAGGCCGCGGCAGAACGCCGTCTTTGCCGTTTTCCTTGCGTGGCCCGATGACGGATCTTTACTCCTCAGCGAACCGGAGCTTACACTAGGACACAGTAAG GTGGCGCTCTTGGGTCACGGGCCCGTGCAGTGGGAGCCTGCGACGCCCCACGGTGTCCGGGTCTTCTTGCCTCAATTGTCCAGCAGCCAGATGCCGTGCCAGTGGGCCTGGACCCTCAGGCTGACAGGTGCCAAGTGA